One window from the genome of Myripristis murdjan chromosome 6, fMyrMur1.1, whole genome shotgun sequence encodes:
- the snx1a gene encoding sorting nexin-1a isoform X1 → MATSSERSPPPFPDSEDQELLESEEVGAPDSDDDDEGEDLFVSAINPEQLTKMDTTLPEIDQPSAISAEPPSEAMGDPLVEPVSHTEDKPASEAVSESLDDFVDLTNNETDAPGDAITAEIAITDATKETTEIALDEPSDDFVDLLGNETEVAREEVVTEDVTVEAVPDSSEAVGSITDPPSDDRTGSDAEQEVKEASSCPIIDTSIDSSASNTQQPPVSEKIADPLVDLISDAPPADVKKPSQPLTDLFEDEPSDLFREPQLTKSAKQPQKSLFDEPDEDIFGEPLGATSKKTLNVAGVEQKEKNVTTKSGGSDVSGIGGPLNDNFHPEPTDIFTEEAVTTVPSVVSTSSVTSKTNGVHSEEEADIFAEATVELSLDSPRNDRKKNVMTKPAASAPSLSVAASLSKPQSATLEELEEEEQEDKFDINISITNPEKIGDGMNAYMAYKVSTQTTLPMFRSKAFTVRRRFSDFLGLYEKLSEKHGPNGYIVPPPPEKSILGMTKVKVGKEDPSSAEFVERRRAALERYLQRVVCHPSLLQDPDVREFLERDELPRAVNTQALSGAGFLKMINKATDAVSKMTIKMNESDVWFEEKLQEVESADQQFRKIHGLVDSLVGHRKELSLNTAGFAKSVAMLGSSEDNTALSRALSQLAEVEDKMEQLHQEQASNDSFCFAELLADYIRLLGAVRGSFDQRMKAWQRWQDAQSMLQKKRETEAKLLWANKPDKLQLAKDEITEWEAKVTQYERDFDRVSATVRKEVLRFEKEKARDFKKQIIKYLESMLQSQQQLIKYWEAFLPEAKAIA, encoded by the exons ATGGCGACCAGTTCAGAACGCagtcctcctcctttccccGACTCAGAGGACCAGGAGCTACTGGAGTCTGAAGAAGTCGGAGCCCCTGacagcgatgatgatgatgaaggagaAGACCTTTTCGTAAGCGCT ATCAACCCAGAACAACTGACCAAAATGGACACTACGCTACCAGAAATTGATCAGCCCAGTGCTATTTCAGCTGAACCACCCAGTGAAGCCATGGGTGATCCCTTGGTTGAGCCTGTTAGCCATACAGAAGACAAACCAGCAAGTGAAGCTGTCAGTGAATCCCTCGATGATTTTGTTGACCTAACAAACAATGAAACCGATGCTCCAGGTGATGCGATCACAGCTGAAATTGCCATTACAGATGCAACAAAAGAAACAACTGAAATCGCTTTAGATGAACCCTCTGATGATTTTGTTGACTTGTTGGGAAATGAAACTGAAGTGGCACGTGAGGAAGTAGTGACAGAGGATGTTACTGTTGAAGCAGTGCCAGATAGTAGTGAAGCGGTTGGCAGCATCACAGATCCACCAAGTGATGACAGAACGGGAAGTGATGCTGAACAGGAAGTAAAAGAAGCTTCCAGTTGTCCAATCATCGACACCAGCATTGATTCATCAGCCAGTaacacacagcagccgcctgtCAGCGAAAAAATTGCCGACCCGTTGGTTGACCTCATCAGTGATGCTCCACCTGCTGATGTGAAGAAACCCAGCCAGCCACTGACCGACCTGTTTGAAGATGAGCCAAGTGACTTGTTCAGGGAACCCCAGCTGACTAAATCTGCTAAGCAGCCACAGAAAAGCCTCTTCGATGAACCCGATGAGGATATCTTCGGTGAACCACTGGGTGCCACCTCAAAGAAAACCTTAAATGTTGCTGGCGTTgagcagaaggaaaaaaatgtcacaacCAAAAGTGGCGGTAGTGATGTTAGTGGTATAGGCGGGCCTTTGAATGACAACTTCCATCCTGAACCTACTGATATTTTCACTGAGGAAGCTGTCACCACCGTGCCCAGTGTCGTCAGCACCAGCAGTGTCACCTCCAAGACCAATGGAGTCCACTCTGAAGAAGAGGCCGATATATTTGCTG AAGCCACGGTGGAGCTTTCTCTAGACAGTCCGCggaatgacagaaaaaagaatgTGATGACCAAACCGGCTGCATCCGCTCCCTCCCTGTCAGTGGCCGCCAGTCTGTCCAAGCCACAGTCCGCTACGCTGGAGGAG ctggaagaagaagaacaggagGACAAATTTGACATCAATATCTCTATCACTAATCCCGAAAAAATAG ggGATGGCATGAATGCATACATGGCCTACAAAGTGTCCACACAG ACCACACTGCCCATGTTCCGCAGCAAGGCGTTCACGGTGAGGCGGCGCTTCAGTGACTTCCTCGGCCTCTACGAGAAGCTCTCTGAAAAACATGGACCAAATGGGTACATTGTGCCTCCTCCACCAGAGAAGAGCATCCTGG GCATGACGAAGGTGAAGGTGGGAAAGGAAGATCCCTCCTCTGCAGAGTTTGTCGAGAGACGAAGAGCGGCTTTGGAGAG GTATCTCCAGAGGGTGGTGTGTCACCCATCACTTCTTCAAGACCCCGATGTCAGAGAGTTTCTGGAGAGAGATGAG ttacCAAGGGCAGTGAACACCCAGGCTCTGAGCGGTGCCGGCTTCCTGAAAATGATTAACAAAGCAACAGATGCTGTCAGTAAAATGACCATCAAAATGAATGAGTCAGATGTG TGGTTTGAGGAGAAACTGCAGGAGGTGGAGTCTGCAGACCAACAATTCAGGAAGATCCACGGACTGGTCGACTCCCTGGTTGGCCACAGGAAAG AGTTATCACTGAACACAGCGGGCTTTGCTAAGAGCGTGGCCATGCTGGGCAGTTCGGAGGACAACACCGCCCTCTCCCGTGCGCTGTCCCAGCTGGCAGAGGTGGAGGACAAGATGGAGCAGTTACACCAGGAGCAGGCCTCAAACGACTCCTTCTGCTTTGCAGAACTCCTCGCAGACTACATACGCCTGCTGGGTGCCGTGAGG GGGTCATTTGATCAGCGGATGAAGGCGTGGCAACGCTGGCAGGATGCACAGTCAATGCTGCAGAAGAAGCGGGAGACGGAGGCCAAGCTGCTGTGGGCCAACAAGCCCGACAAGCTCCAGCTGGCCAAAGATGAGATCACTGAG TGGGAGGCTAAGGTGACGCAGTATGAGAGAGACTTCGACAGGGTATCTGCCACTGTGCGCAAGGAAGTCCTTCGCTTTGAg AAAGAGAAGGCCCGGGATTTCAAAAAGCAAATCATCAAGTACTTGGAGTCCATGCTGCAGTCCCAGCAACAG ctgatAAAGTACTGGGAGGCATTCTTACCCGAAGCAAAAGCAATCGCCTAA
- the snx1a gene encoding sorting nexin-1a isoform X2 — MATSSERSPPPFPDSEDQELLESEEVGAPDSDDDDEGEDLFINPEQLTKMDTTLPEIDQPSAISAEPPSEAMGDPLVEPVSHTEDKPASEAVSESLDDFVDLTNNETDAPGDAITAEIAITDATKETTEIALDEPSDDFVDLLGNETEVAREEVVTEDVTVEAVPDSSEAVGSITDPPSDDRTGSDAEQEVKEASSCPIIDTSIDSSASNTQQPPVSEKIADPLVDLISDAPPADVKKPSQPLTDLFEDEPSDLFREPQLTKSAKQPQKSLFDEPDEDIFGEPLGATSKKTLNVAGVEQKEKNVTTKSGGSDVSGIGGPLNDNFHPEPTDIFTEEAVTTVPSVVSTSSVTSKTNGVHSEEEADIFAEATVELSLDSPRNDRKKNVMTKPAASAPSLSVAASLSKPQSATLEELEEEEQEDKFDINISITNPEKIGDGMNAYMAYKVSTQTTLPMFRSKAFTVRRRFSDFLGLYEKLSEKHGPNGYIVPPPPEKSILGMTKVKVGKEDPSSAEFVERRRAALERYLQRVVCHPSLLQDPDVREFLERDELPRAVNTQALSGAGFLKMINKATDAVSKMTIKMNESDVWFEEKLQEVESADQQFRKIHGLVDSLVGHRKELSLNTAGFAKSVAMLGSSEDNTALSRALSQLAEVEDKMEQLHQEQASNDSFCFAELLADYIRLLGAVRGSFDQRMKAWQRWQDAQSMLQKKRETEAKLLWANKPDKLQLAKDEITEWEAKVTQYERDFDRVSATVRKEVLRFEKEKARDFKKQIIKYLESMLQSQQQLIKYWEAFLPEAKAIA, encoded by the exons ATGGCGACCAGTTCAGAACGCagtcctcctcctttccccGACTCAGAGGACCAGGAGCTACTGGAGTCTGAAGAAGTCGGAGCCCCTGacagcgatgatgatgatgaaggagaAGACCTTTTC ATCAACCCAGAACAACTGACCAAAATGGACACTACGCTACCAGAAATTGATCAGCCCAGTGCTATTTCAGCTGAACCACCCAGTGAAGCCATGGGTGATCCCTTGGTTGAGCCTGTTAGCCATACAGAAGACAAACCAGCAAGTGAAGCTGTCAGTGAATCCCTCGATGATTTTGTTGACCTAACAAACAATGAAACCGATGCTCCAGGTGATGCGATCACAGCTGAAATTGCCATTACAGATGCAACAAAAGAAACAACTGAAATCGCTTTAGATGAACCCTCTGATGATTTTGTTGACTTGTTGGGAAATGAAACTGAAGTGGCACGTGAGGAAGTAGTGACAGAGGATGTTACTGTTGAAGCAGTGCCAGATAGTAGTGAAGCGGTTGGCAGCATCACAGATCCACCAAGTGATGACAGAACGGGAAGTGATGCTGAACAGGAAGTAAAAGAAGCTTCCAGTTGTCCAATCATCGACACCAGCATTGATTCATCAGCCAGTaacacacagcagccgcctgtCAGCGAAAAAATTGCCGACCCGTTGGTTGACCTCATCAGTGATGCTCCACCTGCTGATGTGAAGAAACCCAGCCAGCCACTGACCGACCTGTTTGAAGATGAGCCAAGTGACTTGTTCAGGGAACCCCAGCTGACTAAATCTGCTAAGCAGCCACAGAAAAGCCTCTTCGATGAACCCGATGAGGATATCTTCGGTGAACCACTGGGTGCCACCTCAAAGAAAACCTTAAATGTTGCTGGCGTTgagcagaaggaaaaaaatgtcacaacCAAAAGTGGCGGTAGTGATGTTAGTGGTATAGGCGGGCCTTTGAATGACAACTTCCATCCTGAACCTACTGATATTTTCACTGAGGAAGCTGTCACCACCGTGCCCAGTGTCGTCAGCACCAGCAGTGTCACCTCCAAGACCAATGGAGTCCACTCTGAAGAAGAGGCCGATATATTTGCTG AAGCCACGGTGGAGCTTTCTCTAGACAGTCCGCggaatgacagaaaaaagaatgTGATGACCAAACCGGCTGCATCCGCTCCCTCCCTGTCAGTGGCCGCCAGTCTGTCCAAGCCACAGTCCGCTACGCTGGAGGAG ctggaagaagaagaacaggagGACAAATTTGACATCAATATCTCTATCACTAATCCCGAAAAAATAG ggGATGGCATGAATGCATACATGGCCTACAAAGTGTCCACACAG ACCACACTGCCCATGTTCCGCAGCAAGGCGTTCACGGTGAGGCGGCGCTTCAGTGACTTCCTCGGCCTCTACGAGAAGCTCTCTGAAAAACATGGACCAAATGGGTACATTGTGCCTCCTCCACCAGAGAAGAGCATCCTGG GCATGACGAAGGTGAAGGTGGGAAAGGAAGATCCCTCCTCTGCAGAGTTTGTCGAGAGACGAAGAGCGGCTTTGGAGAG GTATCTCCAGAGGGTGGTGTGTCACCCATCACTTCTTCAAGACCCCGATGTCAGAGAGTTTCTGGAGAGAGATGAG ttacCAAGGGCAGTGAACACCCAGGCTCTGAGCGGTGCCGGCTTCCTGAAAATGATTAACAAAGCAACAGATGCTGTCAGTAAAATGACCATCAAAATGAATGAGTCAGATGTG TGGTTTGAGGAGAAACTGCAGGAGGTGGAGTCTGCAGACCAACAATTCAGGAAGATCCACGGACTGGTCGACTCCCTGGTTGGCCACAGGAAAG AGTTATCACTGAACACAGCGGGCTTTGCTAAGAGCGTGGCCATGCTGGGCAGTTCGGAGGACAACACCGCCCTCTCCCGTGCGCTGTCCCAGCTGGCAGAGGTGGAGGACAAGATGGAGCAGTTACACCAGGAGCAGGCCTCAAACGACTCCTTCTGCTTTGCAGAACTCCTCGCAGACTACATACGCCTGCTGGGTGCCGTGAGG GGGTCATTTGATCAGCGGATGAAGGCGTGGCAACGCTGGCAGGATGCACAGTCAATGCTGCAGAAGAAGCGGGAGACGGAGGCCAAGCTGCTGTGGGCCAACAAGCCCGACAAGCTCCAGCTGGCCAAAGATGAGATCACTGAG TGGGAGGCTAAGGTGACGCAGTATGAGAGAGACTTCGACAGGGTATCTGCCACTGTGCGCAAGGAAGTCCTTCGCTTTGAg AAAGAGAAGGCCCGGGATTTCAAAAAGCAAATCATCAAGTACTTGGAGTCCATGCTGCAGTCCCAGCAACAG ctgatAAAGTACTGGGAGGCATTCTTACCCGAAGCAAAAGCAATCGCCTAA
- the sv2 gene encoding synaptic vesicle glycoprotein 2B produces MSRVVRSGDAEAREPLLTGDRLQPSDFDTDDGDIIFDRSTANIPHDADKSAQRRLTYEEAVEEAGFGLFHAFLLVVCGWANASDAVEILCVSFLLPTARCDLQLSSSDMGLLTASIFLGMMVGGYLWGYLADQRGRHRVLVMSLTVNGLFGALASLAPWFWLFLLLRFISGVGVGGSIPVIFSYFSEFLPRLRRGAMISALATFWMAGNILAAGLAWLVIPSSWAHISLGGHEFKSWRVFVVLCSAPGLTSAVLFRLFMPESPKFLMEAGQEKQALRVFRLMFEVNQWGKDTSFPIFGLHTNSMQGRVSGENRGRGSNGERLASLLKMGLVPIRQLFHGPLRSRSIALLVIFYCISFGYYGLWMWLPELFEKAEVEGSPCASAPLPSPLHNKTCSPVTTAVYKEGFLTAVSNLPGNIFTILMMDHSGGKALLSCSMLVSSISVFLIYVVQTKGQSLILSCVFSAVSVISWNALDVMGTELYPTHLRSSALGFFTGIGRVAAIMGNVVFGKLVDTNCAVPVLLVSTLLLTGGLAALLLPQTKQTELT; encoded by the exons ATGTCTCGTGTAGTGCGGTCTGGGGATGCGGAGGCACGAGAGCCACTTCTCACCGGTGACCGCCTGCAGCCAAGCGACTTTGACACAGATGATG GTGACATCATTTTCGACAGGAGCACTGCTAACATCCCACATGACGCTGATAAGAGTGCACAAAGAAGATTAACATACGAGGAAGCAGTAGAAGAAGCAG GTTTTGGGTTATTCCATGCATTCCTGTTGGTGGTGTGTGGATGGGCCAATGCCAGCGATGCTGTAGagattctgtgtgtgtcctttctCCTGCCAACAGCACGCTGCGATCTGCAGCTGAGCTCTTCAGACATGGGCCTGCTGACTGCCAGCATTTTCCTTG GAATGATGGTGGGTGGCTACCTGTGGGGATATTTGGCTGACCAGAGGGGGCGCCACAGGGTCTTGGTCATGTCCCTGACAGTCAACGGGCTGTTCGGCGCTCTGGCCAGCTTGGCTCCGTGGTTCTGGCTCTTCCTGCTGTTGCGCTTCATCAGCGGTGTGGG AGTTGGCGGTTCGATCCCTGTTATATTCTCCTACTTCTCAGAGTTCCTGCCCCGTCTGAGGAGAGGTGCAATGATCAGTGCTCTGGCCACATTCTGGATGGCAGGAAACATCCTGGCTGCAG gCCTGGCCTGGTTAGTGATTCCAAGTTCCTGGGCTCACATTTCCTTGGGAGGGCATGAGTTTAAGAGCTGGAGAGTATTTGTGGTGCTGTGCTCCGCACCCGGCCTCACCTCCGCTGTTCTTTTCAGGCTGTTCATGCCCGAGAGTCCCAAGTTCCTCATGGAG GCTGGCCAGGAGAAACAGGCACTCCGTGTTTTCCGTTTGATGTTTGAAGTAAACCAGTGGGGAAAAGACACGTCCTTTCCA ATATTTGGCTTGCATACCAACTCCATGCAAGGACGGGTATCAGGGGAGAACAGGGGTCGGGGTTCAAACGGAGAACGTCTTGCCAGCCTTTTGAAAATG GGCCTGGTGCCCATTAGACAGCTGTTTCATGGTCCACTCAGATCCAGGAGCATCGCTCTGCTGGTTATCTTCTACTGCATCTCCTTCGG CTACTATGGGCTGTGGATGTGGCTGCCCGAACTGTTTGAGAAAGCTGAGGTGGAAGGCTCCCCCTGCGCAAGCGCACCCCTCCCATCTCCACTCCACAACAAAACCTGCTCTCCAGTCACGACAGCAG TGTATAAGGAGGGCTTCCTCACCGCTGTCTCAAACTTGCCAGGCAACATCTTCACCATTCTTATGATGGACCACAGCGGCGGGAAGGCACTGCTTT CTTGCAGTATGCTAGTGTCCAGCATCAGTGTCTTCCTCATCTATGTGGTCCAGACCAAAGGTCAGAGCCTCATCCTGTCCTGTGTCTTCAGTGCAGTGTCTGTCATCTCCTGGAATGCCCTGGACGTCATGGGAACGGAGCTTTACCCAACTCACTTACG gtCCTCTGCCCTTGGTTTCTTCACAGGAATTGGCCGAGTAGCAGCgatcatgggaaatgtagtttttggAAAGCTGGTGGACACAAACTGTGCTGTTCCAGTCCTGCTGGTGTCTACTCTGCTTCTGACAGGAGGATTAGCAGCCCTCCTGCTTCCACAAACCAAGCAGACAGAGCTCACCTGA